One region of Malania oleifera isolate guangnan ecotype guangnan chromosome 6, ASM2987363v1, whole genome shotgun sequence genomic DNA includes:
- the LOC131158491 gene encoding deoxypodophyllotoxin synthase-like — MGSDEPAIQPKLKIPAIDFSPENMKPGTSGWAATRGDVRRALEEYGCFKAQFPSVTPDVDKAVFGSLEELFHLPRETKIRNTNEKPLYGYLGDQPPLPSIHESMGIENAHNLHETETFTKLMWPSGNDRFRDAMHSYAKLVIELDHVVKRMLFESYGVGWYFEEHVGSTSYLLRFAKYRSPGADECNIGAHCHTDKGIITIVRSNPLNGLEIKTKDGDWIAFDPSHPPTFIIFAGDALSAWSNDRIHSPQHQVVISKNETRYTIGLFSLHEGILEVPKELVDEEHPLKFKPFMNFELLKFFISDQDVNRKSGSCAKAYCGIET; from the exons ATGGGTTCCGATGAGCCAGCAATCCAACCTAAACTCAAGATTCCAGCCATTGACTTCTCCCCTGAAAACATGAAGCCCGGCACAAGCGGTTGGGCGGCGACGCGCGGCGACGTTCGGCGGGCACTGGAGGAGTACGGATGCTTTAAAGCTCAGTTTCCCAGCGTCACTCCCGATGTTGACAAAGCAGTGTTTGGGTCACTGGAAGAACTCTTCCATCTGCCCAGAGAAACCAAAATCCGAAACACAAATGAGAAGCCCTTATATGGCTACCTCGGCGATCAACCTCCCCTTCCTTCCATCCATGAAAGCATGGGCATCGAAAACGCTCACAACCTCCATGAAACTGAAACCTTCACAAAACTCATGTGGCCCTCCGGCAACGATCGCTTTCG GGATGCTATGCATTCATATGCAAAGCTGGTGATAGAGTTGGATCATGTAGTGAAGAGGATGTTGTTTGAGAGCTATGGCGTTGGGTGGTATTTTGAGGAACATGTTGGTTCCACATCTTACCTTCTTCGGTTCGCAAAGTACAGATCCCCGGGAGCTGACGAGTGTAACATTGGTGCCCATTGTCACACCGACAAAGGCATCATTACCATTGTTCGTTCAAATCCACTCAATGGTCTGGAGATTAAAACCAAAGATGGGGACTGGATTGCTTTTGACCCCTCTCACCCTCCAACCTTCATCATCTTTGCTGGTGACGCACTTTCG GCGTGGAGCAATGACAGGATACATTCGCCTCAGCATCAGGTTGTGATAAGCAAGAACGAAACAAGATACACTATAGGGTTGTTTTCGCTTCACGAGGGGATTCTGGAAGTACCGAAAGAGCTAGTGGATGAAGAACATCCGTTGAAGTTCAAGccttttatgaattttgaattACTCAAATTCTTTATCTCCGATCAAGATGTCAACCGGAAATCGGGATCTTGTGCCAAAGCCTACTGCGGCATTGAGACATGA